A window of Infirmifilum lucidum contains these coding sequences:
- a CDS encoding serine/threonine protein kinase: MSYGRLKGGFEVLEKVGEGGFAEVYKVRRVSDGRVFALKVPKSGVDRGYLGRVLGVHRKLLNVEHPNIVRVYEVGAGEEPYILLEYIDPSSNLGGVVGRRKVELEEAARIVYDVMKALVFARQVLDIKAHMDLCPSNIFVVEGTAKVSDFDSAYWADISYSSFRTHFDYAPPDASEEALQDERFLETYDAFALGVIFLELVEGRRGLRARILASREELLEKLPIPLRAALRRMVDPVYTGRISVAEAIPFFEDYLEATNYKVQVVRLVVEYLDLLENLRWKMRKEGAKLSARELEELKALEGTVERAVQALKSEGGGVDALIADARLKMDALRGKLHK; this comes from the coding sequence GTGTCTTATGGGCGCCTTAAAGGGGGGTTTGAGGTTCTAGAGAAAGTGGGTGAGGGCGGTTTTGCTGAAGTCTATAAGGTTAGGAGGGTTTCCGATGGCAGAGTCTTCGCGTTGAAGGTTCCGAAGAGTGGCGTAGACCGCGGGTACTTGGGGAGGGTGCTCGGGGTTCACAGGAAGCTATTGAATGTGGAGCACCCGAATATAGTGAGGGTGTACGAGGTGGGGGCGGGGGAGGAGCCCTACATACTCCTAGAGTACATCGACCCCAGCTCCAACCTCGGGGGGGTCGTCGGGAGGAGGAAGGTGGAGCTCGAGGAGGCGGCTAGGATAGTCTACGACGTGATGAAGGCGTTAGTCTTTGCTAGGCAGGTACTTGACATAAAGGCGCACATGGATCTCTGCCCCTCAAACATCTTCGTAGTGGAGGGCACGGCTAAAGTCTCGGACTTTGACAGCGCCTACTGGGCAGATATCAGCTACTCTTCCTTCAGGACGCACTTCGACTACGCCCCGCCTGATGCTAGCGAGGAAGCCCTGCAAGACGAGAGGTTTCTCGAGACGTATGACGCCTTTGCGCTTGGAGTAATATTCCTCGAGCTGGTAGAGGGTAGGAGAGGGCTCAGGGCACGCATCCTCGCGTCTCGCGAGGAGCTCTTGGAGAAGCTTCCCATCCCTTTAAGGGCTGCTCTTAGGCGGATGGTAGATCCAGTCTACACTGGGAGGATTAGTGTTGCCGAGGCTATCCCCTTCTTCGAAGACTACCTCGAGGCAACTAACTACAAGGTTCAGGTAGTAAGGCTAGTCGTGGAGTACCTCGACCTCCTCGAGAACCTGAGGTGGAAAATGCGGAAGGAAGGCGCCAAGTTGTCTGCTAGAGAGCTCGAGGAGTTAAAGGCTCTTGAAGGAACCGTGGAAAGAGCAGTTCAAGCCCTGAAGAGCGAGGGCGGGGGTGTAGACGCGCTCATCGCGGACGCGAGGCTGAAAATGGACGCGCTTAGAGGCAAGCTACATAAATAG
- a CDS encoding HD domain-containing protein, translating to MPGTFKLRRVADYVVETASSILPYANLFFFHYTYHDHRHSKNLEMYFKSLYNETWYGNINGAEHEVIRMAVYLHDIGMAYNPRNWADLQLSKEEVETWAGKWCAEDPLRKIEDYFVSSICRGDAERKLLDGLREGSRSITDVFFPRGVLEFPHNLKDKAWDDIPSYAKETLRAVMRKLHPYVSAAYSRDFILKEWPELGRVLALVVESHDLENPKCYPQELEGGVRIEAVDFPDEVDVLKVVGVLNLLDSIDCAGRSRGDEKTLKNIVEDIALLGAGYLTHWVFKMPIESVDPKRDGIKIRLTRNLYTDKLRLADLVGALLFEVAQNVYPKYRFARKILERRGVGVPDLYVALPGGEEVLFDDRLFSTAKIYQDEKVQVDGGTFSLFDGLALLVARGRYAEADSIARKIACSDDVLRRIKMVKENCP from the coding sequence GTGCCAGGAACTTTCAAGCTGAGGCGCGTCGCAGACTACGTTGTTGAAACCGCCTCAAGTATACTGCCGTATGCCAACCTCTTCTTCTTCCACTACACGTACCACGACCACAGGCATAGCAAAAACCTGGAGATGTACTTTAAGTCCTTGTACAATGAGACGTGGTATGGGAACATTAACGGTGCAGAGCACGAAGTAATTAGGATGGCTGTGTACCTGCACGACATAGGCATGGCTTATAACCCGCGGAACTGGGCAGACCTCCAATTATCCAAAGAGGAGGTGGAGACATGGGCTGGGAAATGGTGTGCAGAAGACCCGCTCAGGAAGATAGAAGACTACTTTGTCAGTAGCATATGCAGGGGTGACGCTGAGAGGAAGCTACTGGACGGGTTGCGGGAAGGGAGCAGGAGCATAACTGACGTGTTCTTCCCGAGAGGCGTACTAGAATTCCCCCATAACCTCAAAGACAAGGCTTGGGACGATATCCCATCTTACGCGAAGGAGACGCTGAGGGCGGTCATGAGGAAGCTACACCCATACGTCTCCGCCGCCTATTCTCGGGACTTCATATTAAAAGAGTGGCCTGAATTGGGGCGGGTTCTCGCGCTGGTCGTTGAGTCTCACGATTTGGAGAACCCCAAGTGTTACCCGCAGGAGTTAGAGGGCGGGGTAAGAATCGAGGCTGTAGACTTCCCAGACGAAGTCGACGTGCTCAAGGTTGTGGGGGTACTAAACCTCCTAGACTCGATCGACTGCGCGGGGAGGAGTAGGGGGGACGAGAAAACACTCAAGAACATTGTCGAGGACATAGCGCTGTTGGGTGCCGGATACCTAACCCACTGGGTTTTCAAGATGCCTATTGAGAGTGTAGACCCGAAGCGTGACGGGATAAAGATCAGGCTCACGAGAAACCTCTACACCGACAAGCTGAGACTAGCCGACCTCGTGGGCGCCCTCCTCTTCGAAGTAGCCCAGAACGTCTACCCAAAGTACCGGTTTGCCCGTAAAATCCTCGAGAGGAGAGGTGTTGGAGTCCCAGACCTCTACGTCGCACTGCCCGGCGGCGAAGAAGTGCTATTCGACGACAGGCTCTTCTCGACGGCAAAGATCTACCAGGACGAGAAGGTTCAAGTTGACGGCGGGACATTCAGCTTGTTTGACGGGCTAGCCTTACTCGTGGCGAGGGGGAGGTACGCAGAGGCCGACAGTATTGCGCGGAAAATCGCCTGTAGCGATGATGTGTTGAGAAGAATTAAAATGGTGAAGGAGAACTGTCCATAA
- a CDS encoding carboxypeptidase-like regulatory domain-containing protein, producing the protein MGDSVRIVKDFAREASAVLGDILVLLGREEIDGTELLNLFSRLRVHVENMHSLRGSFPPGHLLAMNIENIFESVESCVERLKDFQGKRVPVGIAEEIKIHVNDVRERLKVIEKVIEEEFIRGVRPTPELPKLYLHLDSPKVVKVNTCASVVVQVTDGSSPVAGAEVTLSWAGGTVDPASGLTDSKGYFRAKLCPLQPGEYALTVRVTKENFIEARETAVVRVESEETRIVVRAGSFERAVLGPVVLGRDKGGEGNLVLYEPLLPISQFLEKARLDYYSAVEHLRVLAETGTPVPRKFSMAHFVIVPSGNFFSVFCLNKNSTLVRVDGSERLIPGGRTLEEIKVRTNLVILEVGKEALKVPIRVEVVSGVPKRGVPTITENE; encoded by the coding sequence ATGGGGGATTCTGTACGGATAGTTAAGGATTTTGCCCGAGAGGCCAGTGCTGTATTAGGGGACATACTCGTTCTCCTTGGGCGCGAAGAGATTGACGGGACAGAGCTCCTCAATCTTTTCTCCAGGCTTCGGGTTCACGTCGAGAATATGCATAGCCTTCGGGGAAGTTTCCCGCCGGGGCACCTCCTGGCGATGAACATAGAGAACATATTCGAGAGCGTTGAGTCGTGCGTTGAAAGGCTAAAGGACTTCCAAGGCAAACGTGTTCCAGTGGGCATTGCAGAGGAGATAAAAATCCATGTTAACGATGTCCGCGAGAGGCTAAAGGTTATTGAGAAGGTAATCGAGGAAGAGTTTATCAGGGGGGTGAGGCCTACACCGGAACTGCCAAAGCTATACCTACACCTAGATAGCCCTAAGGTCGTAAAGGTAAACACCTGCGCCAGTGTTGTCGTGCAAGTGACGGATGGCAGTTCTCCCGTTGCCGGCGCTGAGGTAACGCTCTCCTGGGCGGGCGGCACTGTGGATCCGGCTAGTGGTCTAACAGACTCTAAGGGCTACTTCCGGGCTAAGCTCTGCCCTCTCCAGCCGGGAGAGTATGCTCTAACCGTGAGAGTAACTAAGGAAAACTTCATTGAAGCCCGGGAAACTGCAGTAGTGAGAGTTGAGTCCGAGGAAACACGCATCGTCGTGAGGGCAGGTAGCTTTGAGAGAGCAGTACTAGGCCCAGTCGTCCTGGGCCGTGATAAGGGTGGAGAAGGCAATCTTGTGCTCTACGAGCCGCTACTCCCCATTTCACAGTTCCTGGAGAAAGCTCGATTGGACTACTACTCTGCAGTTGAGCACTTGAGAGTCCTAGCAGAGACCGGTACCCCCGTACCTAGGAAGTTTAGCATGGCACACTTTGTTATAGTCCCGTCTGGGAACTTTTTTAGCGTATTTTGTCTGAATAAAAACTCTACGCTCGTTAGGGTTGATGGTTCAGAGAGACTCATTCCAGGCGGTAGGACGCTTGAGGAGATAAAAGTTCGGACTAACCTTGTCATACTGGAGGTGGGTAAGGAGGCGCTGAAAGTCCCCATTAGGGTTGAGGTTGTTTCTGGAGTCCCTAAGAGAGGAGTACCAACAATCACGGAGAATGAGTAG
- a CDS encoding serine/threonine-protein kinase codes for MYSSRDAFLKKLAERYVESIEEVARSIRCYRIELSQKFIEEVKAGLVSEDSGRRGRAEELVSELVGILESIKNECVEGVFYGSRRISSLGDARQLLEEVRSDVESPSVEIKFPYTVPLSVEEASVVIRLLNRKPWPVRLDSMLIIAGGKVIEKIDLGVELQGYSGHDLRRRLRYGSYRVRVYHESLGRFLEREDVLRVEPGARKPWVDLLEEPILLPPHFNEIRGEPLRPFIVEGMKGRYECTELIYPTRETLRDELMRKRIKFAVFRCGPVVVKSPLDLAVTHINWITEGEVSGEDRERFEREVAGFQRLAEGLGHPHVVKFVDYSPKHLATVWEFCPFGSLRNYLNRVGPLAPREVVKVGIQVADALIYLYKVTGGAQHLDIKPENILVDGSGLVKLSDFESMVKLEIYGRMRFTRRYAAPEVLRGGVAQTTDVYSLALTLAELSTGYTPREESGLDLARRIRAEERIPEPLKAILLECLRDDPSERPSMENLAERMSRLWSEKNWNEGGTARHS; via the coding sequence GTGTATTCGTCACGGGATGCCTTCCTGAAGAAACTCGCAGAAAGGTACGTAGAGAGCATCGAGGAAGTTGCGCGAAGCATAAGGTGCTATCGTATTGAGCTGAGCCAGAAGTTTATCGAGGAGGTTAAAGCCGGGCTGGTCTCAGAGGACAGCGGGAGGCGCGGCAGGGCAGAGGAGCTTGTGAGCGAGCTCGTTGGCATACTCGAGAGCATAAAGAACGAGTGTGTTGAGGGAGTCTTCTACGGTAGTAGGAGAATCTCCAGCCTGGGGGACGCGAGACAGCTCCTAGAGGAGGTGCGGAGCGACGTAGAGTCACCCTCAGTGGAGATAAAGTTCCCCTACACTGTTCCTTTGAGTGTTGAGGAGGCTTCAGTTGTAATAAGGCTTCTGAACAGGAAGCCGTGGCCTGTTAGGCTCGACTCCATGCTAATTATAGCTGGGGGGAAGGTTATCGAGAAGATAGACCTGGGGGTAGAGCTCCAAGGCTACTCGGGCCACGACCTCAGGAGGAGGTTGAGGTACGGCTCCTATAGAGTGAGAGTTTACCACGAGAGCCTAGGTAGATTTCTCGAGAGAGAAGACGTCTTGAGGGTCGAGCCTGGCGCCCGGAAGCCCTGGGTGGATCTACTCGAGGAGCCTATTCTGCTGCCGCCGCACTTTAACGAGATACGCGGCGAGCCCCTCAGGCCTTTCATCGTTGAGGGTATGAAAGGGAGATACGAGTGCACCGAGTTGATATATCCTACCCGCGAAACACTGCGTGACGAGTTAATGCGCAAGAGGATAAAGTTCGCAGTCTTTAGGTGCGGCCCTGTAGTCGTCAAGAGCCCCCTAGACCTGGCCGTCACGCACATAAATTGGATTACAGAAGGAGAGGTAAGCGGCGAGGATAGAGAGCGCTTCGAAAGAGAGGTCGCTGGGTTCCAGCGGTTAGCGGAGGGTCTAGGCCACCCTCACGTTGTGAAGTTTGTAGACTATTCTCCGAAGCACCTAGCTACAGTCTGGGAGTTCTGCCCCTTCGGCTCGCTTAGGAACTATCTAAATAGAGTTGGCCCCCTGGCGCCCCGCGAAGTCGTGAAAGTAGGTATCCAGGTGGCTGACGCGCTAATATACCTCTACAAAGTAACAGGTGGAGCACAGCACCTCGACATAAAGCCCGAGAATATTCTCGTCGACGGGAGTGGCCTAGTCAAGCTCTCAGACTTCGAGTCCATGGTTAAGCTAGAGATTTACGGGAGGATGAGGTTTACGCGGAGGTATGCCGCGCCCGAAGTCTTAAGAGGAGGGGTTGCTCAGACAACAGACGTCTACAGCCTCGCCTTAACGCTCGCAGAACTCTCCACAGGGTACACGCCCAGAGAAGAGTCCGGACTAGACCTCGCAAGGAGGATCAGGGCAGAAGAGAGAATCCCAGAGCCCCTCAAGGCTATTCTCCTGGAGTGCCTGAGGGACGACCCCTCAGAGAGGCCGAGCATGGAGAACCTGGCGGAAAGAATGTCTAGGCTATGGAGCGAGAAGAACTGGAACGAGGGGGGAACGGCCAGGCACAGCTGA
- a CDS encoding ankyrin repeat domain-containing protein has protein sequence MSEDLIEAARRGDYGRVKELLDRGADVNASDYAGWTPLHHAARMGHLDVARLLVERGANVNARDVIGGTPLHYAALNGRLEVAELLLERGADVDARDKHGYTPLHYAALKGHLDVARLLLKGGADANARDKFGRTPLDLAGEKGHKEVVELLESVVELFRAAKRGDLGRVKELLDRGVGIKTRDESGWTPLHYAARNGHLDVVRLLVESGAEVDARDNSGNTPLHVAARYEHLDVVKLLAENGADVNARNKDSETPLHVATSNGYLDVVKLLVDSGADVNVGDKDGETPLHVAAREGLSDIVKLLVDSGAYLNARDNSGNTPLHKAAEKGHLDVVKLLVDSGAKVNAKNDSDQTPLHLAAWNGHLEVVELLVESGASTKARDNNGRTPLDLAREKGHKEVVELLESVKERGDGERVTRRHY, from the coding sequence GTGTCTGAGGATTTGATCGAGGCAGCACGGAGGGGCGACTACGGGAGGGTAAAAGAACTACTCGACAGGGGCGCAGACGTGAACGCCAGTGACTATGCTGGCTGGACGCCGCTACACCATGCTGCCCGGATGGGGCACCTGGATGTCGCGAGGCTACTAGTGGAGAGAGGCGCAAATGTAAACGCCAGAGACGTAATTGGCGGTACGCCGCTACACTATGCTGCTCTCAATGGGCGCTTGGAGGTCGCGGAGCTGTTGCTGGAGAGGGGCGCAGACGTGGACGCCAGGGACAAGCATGGCTATACGCCGCTACACTATGCTGCTCTCAAGGGGCACCTGGATGTCGCGAGGCTGCTGTTGAAGGGGGGCGCAGACGCGAACGCCAGGGACAAGTTTGGCAGGACGCCGCTAGACCTTGCGGGGGAGAAGGGGCACAAAGAAGTCGTCGAGCTCCTTGAGTCTGTAGTAGAGTTATTCAGGGCCGCGAAGAGGGGCGACCTGGGAAGAGTCAAGGAATTGCTCGATAGGGGTGTGGGCATAAAGACCAGGGACGAGAGTGGCTGGACACCGCTACACTATGCTGCCCGGAATGGGCACTTGGATGTTGTGAGATTACTAGTTGAGAGTGGCGCAGAGGTAGACGCCAGGGACAACTCTGGCAACACACCCCTGCACGTCGCTGCTAGGTATGAGCACTTAGACGTCGTAAAGCTACTAGCCGAAAATGGTGCAGATGTAAACGCGAGGAACAAGGACAGTGAGACGCCACTACATGTTGCTACCAGCAATGGGTACTTAGACGTCGTGAAGTTGCTGGTAGATAGTGGTGCAGACGTAAACGTCGGGGACAAGGATGGCGAGACGCCTCTGCACGTCGCTGCTAGAGAGGGGCTTTCAGATATCGTGAAGTTGCTGGTAGATAGTGGTGCGTACTTAAACGCCAGGGATAACTCTGGCAATACACCCCTACACAAGGCTGCTGAGAAAGGGCACCTAGACGTCGTGAAGTTGCTGGTAGATAGTGGTGCAAAGGTAAACGCTAAAAATGACAGTGACCAGACACCCCTACACCTCGCCGCCTGGAATGGGCACTTAGAAGTCGTGGAGCTACTCGTCGAGAGCGGTGCAAGCACGAAAGCAAGGGACAATAATGGCAGGACGCCCCTAGACCTTGCGAGGGAGAAGGGGCACAAAGAAGTCGTCGAGCTCCTGGAGTCTGTGAAGGAGAGGGGGGATGGGGAGAGGGTTACCAGGCGCCACTACTAG
- a CDS encoding ATP-binding protein: protein MANSSPTGETCWGSLEEEYREEGAQLIVVYGRRRVGKTEVLLRFARGKKHVYYLAEKTSMRANIPKLARRMAEYLGRESFARIGFSDFEDLFREFLE, encoded by the coding sequence GTGGCCAACTCTTCGCCGACAGGGGAGACGTGCTGGGGTTCCCTGGAGGAGGAGTACAGGGAGGAGGGGGCGCAGCTCATCGTAGTGTACGGTAGGAGGCGTGTCGGGAAGACAGAGGTGCTGTTGAGGTTTGCGCGGGGCAAGAAGCACGTGTACTACCTAGCGGAGAAGACCTCCATGCGGGCTAACATACCCAAGCTCGCGAGGCGCATGGCGGAGTACCTCGGGCGGGAGAGCTTCGCCAGGATAGGCTTCTCCGACTTCGAGGATCTCTTCAGGGAGTTTCTCGAGTAG
- a CDS encoding AAA family ATPase — translation MVVIDEFPYLVELDPGVVSLLQKVWDMYLSRRPDVVLILCGSSVGMMETEILSYRSPLYGRRTGQWRVDELEIPYLRAFVPGYASQDVLRVYGALGGVPAYLRHLDPSLGFLENVERLFFRRGAVLYEEAENLLRQELREPRNYKLVLEAVAGGRRRVSEVAAAMGLDKTTVSKYLDTLELLGVVGHEAPVLETPKTKKRLYYIKDNYFNFWFRYVHPNRDLVEADRGGRGSRGSLQGL, via the coding sequence GTGGTGGTTATAGACGAGTTCCCCTACCTTGTGGAGCTGGATCCCGGTGTTGTATCGCTCCTGCAGAAGGTGTGGGACATGTACCTGTCGCGCAGGCCCGACGTCGTGCTCATCCTCTGCGGCTCGAGTGTCGGCATGATGGAGACTGAAATCCTCTCCTACAGGAGCCCTCTCTACGGCAGGAGGACTGGCCAGTGGAGGGTTGACGAGCTCGAAATACCCTACTTGAGGGCCTTCGTGCCCGGCTACGCCTCCCAAGACGTCCTCAGGGTCTACGGGGCGCTCGGGGGCGTCCCCGCGTACTTAAGGCACCTCGACCCCTCTCTCGGGTTCCTGGAGAACGTCGAGAGGCTCTTCTTCAGGAGGGGGGCAGTCCTGTACGAGGAGGCCGAGAACTTGTTGAGGCAGGAGCTGCGCGAGCCCAGGAACTACAAGCTCGTCCTGGAGGCTGTAGCAGGGGGTAGGAGGAGGGTGTCGGAGGTAGCTGCTGCCATGGGCCTCGACAAGACTACTGTGAGCAAGTACCTGGACACGCTGGAGCTACTCGGCGTCGTCGGGCACGAGGCGCCAGTGCTCGAGACCCCTAAGACCAAGAAGAGGCTCTACTACATCAAGGACAACTACTTCAACTTCTGGTTCCGCTACGTACACCCCAATAGGGATCTCGTCGAGGCAGACCGCGGGGGGCGAGGTTCTAGAGGTTCTCTCCAGGGACTATGA
- a CDS encoding aspartyl protease family protein, translating to MGHVYVTARVGDPLRTRVREVRTLVDTGATYPCLPEDLARELGLRPEFKTSAVLTDGRAVDAWYTTIYLEVLGRGDLVPARVFSVEEPLLGAFALEALGLAVDPSTGEVKPTRSFIARA from the coding sequence GTGGGCCACGTTTACGTTACTGCTAGAGTTGGTGACCCCCTGAGGACTCGCGTAAGAGAGGTTAGGACGCTTGTAGACACTGGAGCCACCTACCCCTGCCTCCCCGAGGATCTAGCGAGGGAGCTGGGCCTCAGGCCCGAGTTCAAGACTAGCGCGGTGCTCACAGACGGGAGGGCTGTAGACGCGTGGTACACAACTATATACCTGGAGGTGCTCGGCAGGGGTGACCTGGTGCCTGCGAGGGTATTCAGCGTAGAAGAACCGCTCCTGGGAGCCTTCGCCCTTGAAGCCCTAGGGCTAGCCGTAGACCCCTCCACTGGGGAGGTAAAACCCACGCGGAGCTTCATAGCGAGGGCATAA
- a CDS encoding pepsin/retropepsin-like aspartic protease family protein has product MTSCEEQYDTWRRPPAPRVRVTLVNPVSGDKVEVMAYVDTGFDGSLLLTAPLWERLRLGLIEMREDVYAVHAGSLPVRLQVALASMSVCGLFTLLTRVYMHPLLKWPLLGREILNRLLVELRGPELRVRVSQPL; this is encoded by the coding sequence ATGACGAGTTGCGAGGAACAGTATGATACGTGGAGAAGGCCTCCCGCGCCGAGGGTGAGGGTCACCCTGGTGAACCCTGTTTCAGGCGACAAAGTTGAAGTCATGGCCTACGTTGACACAGGCTTCGACGGCTCCCTGCTCCTCACGGCTCCTCTATGGGAGAGACTGCGCCTCGGCCTCATCGAGATGAGAGAGGATGTTTACGCTGTCCACGCGGGATCCCTACCTGTCAGGCTTCAAGTAGCGCTGGCGAGCATGAGCGTCTGCGGGCTGTTCACGCTGCTCACGCGGGTGTACATGCACCCTCTACTCAAGTGGCCGCTCCTGGGGCGGGAAATCCTGAACAGGCTCTTAGTGGAGCTGAGAGGCCCAGAGCTCAGAGTGAGGGTCTCCCAGCCGCTTTGA
- a CDS encoding MFS transporter — protein sequence MSERPGDSLKTRLFAYGFVSSLAGNLVSPFLPVFIFELAGKSFLATSISSQLPAAITAAMSLVWARISDSTGKRKAFIVLSAGTGVVASAALSFASSIEQVVAIQSLGAFTGSAGGSAFSALIAEKFRNGRGEFLGKYNAAGVLGAFLGSLASGPLYSTIGFRNLLRLNAALNVIPLLLVLELREENKDSKPRARDIVRIPRVPRRFWRLYAARLLMTLPGAISGGILGIYFLKYLKGSPELWSLVVSITVLAGLSSVHYGKLADKLSTRQMFTLAGLGWAVLYAGYFLSPNPLVFALFFIVPVWPLFWVSYSKALMDISDETERATFYAFEGVLSTIYGSTIGMAAGYLADVTSPRLLFLASSTAALASTLAVRLLLPEDTGALRTGEP from the coding sequence GTGTCAGAGCGCCCAGGGGACAGCCTGAAGACAAGGTTGTTTGCCTATGGGTTCGTGTCTAGCCTTGCAGGCAACCTCGTCTCGCCGTTCCTCCCAGTATTCATATTCGAGCTGGCGGGCAAGAGCTTCCTGGCGACGAGCATTAGTAGCCAGCTCCCAGCGGCTATCACGGCAGCGATGTCACTGGTATGGGCCCGCATCTCAGACTCCACCGGCAAGCGTAAAGCCTTCATAGTCCTCTCCGCTGGCACCGGGGTAGTGGCGAGTGCGGCGCTGAGCTTCGCCTCGAGCATCGAGCAGGTAGTGGCTATACAGTCGCTCGGAGCCTTCACTGGAAGCGCCGGCGGCTCTGCCTTCTCAGCCTTAATTGCGGAGAAGTTCCGCAACGGGAGGGGGGAGTTCCTGGGGAAGTACAACGCCGCAGGGGTTCTCGGGGCTTTCCTTGGCAGCCTAGCCTCAGGCCCGCTCTACTCAACTATAGGATTCAGGAACCTCTTGAGGCTAAACGCGGCCCTGAACGTGATACCACTTTTACTAGTCCTCGAGTTGAGAGAGGAGAACAAGGACTCTAAGCCTAGAGCCAGGGACATAGTCCGGATCCCGCGCGTTCCGAGGAGGTTTTGGCGTCTCTATGCGGCGAGGCTGCTCATGACGCTCCCAGGGGCTATAAGCGGCGGCATACTTGGCATATACTTCCTGAAATACCTCAAGGGCTCGCCCGAGCTCTGGTCCCTAGTAGTCTCGATAACAGTGCTGGCGGGCTTATCCTCGGTACACTACGGCAAGCTAGCAGACAAGCTCTCAACGCGGCAGATGTTCACCCTTGCAGGCCTCGGCTGGGCAGTACTCTACGCGGGCTACTTCCTCTCCCCGAACCCCCTCGTCTTCGCCCTCTTCTTCATAGTCCCGGTGTGGCCCCTCTTCTGGGTATCCTACTCCAAGGCCCTAATGGACATAAGCGACGAGACAGAGAGAGCCACTTTCTACGCGTTCGAGGGCGTGCTCTCGACGATATACGGTTCAACCATAGGGATGGCCGCAGGCTACCTGGCAGACGTAACAAGCCCGAGGCTACTCTTCCTGGCCTCGAGCACGGCCGCACTAGCCTCCACTCTCGCCGTGCGGCTCCTCCTGCCTGAAGACACGGGAGCCCTCAGAACGGGAGAGCCTTAG
- a CDS encoding MDR/zinc-dependent alcohol dehydrogenase-like family protein codes for MKAVRLYGPRDLRVEEVEDPKPPEGWALVKTEAVGICGTDKAFYSGTYPLFKKPITLGHEVAGTVVKGPGELLGRLVVSEINFPCWKCELCRSGLYTHCPYKKTLGIDFDGGMAEYFVAPVTALHDASGLDPVMATFAEPLAAVLNALAQFPVRAGDRVAILGSGNIAYLLAQVLKEKGVWDAAVVVRDGSPKAKYFGSVGLDVVPLSALGDYMREASIPGFDVVFEATGSTSALDLAIDIARPRGVIHLKSTPGGVFQANLTKAVVKELRIVGTRCGTFREFRLALDMLKTGRVKPLATAVLDGLENAPRAFEKAFERDQVKVVLRL; via the coding sequence ATGAAGGCCGTCAGGCTGTACGGGCCTAGAGACCTGAGAGTAGAGGAGGTAGAAGACCCCAAGCCCCCTGAGGGCTGGGCGCTTGTAAAGACGGAGGCTGTGGGCATCTGCGGCACAGACAAGGCGTTCTACTCCGGCACGTACCCCCTCTTCAAGAAGCCCATTACACTGGGGCACGAGGTCGCGGGCACCGTCGTCAAGGGGCCCGGGGAGCTCCTGGGCAGGCTAGTCGTGAGCGAGATAAACTTTCCGTGCTGGAAGTGCGAGCTCTGCAGGAGCGGCCTGTACACCCACTGCCCCTACAAGAAGACCCTCGGGATAGACTTCGACGGCGGCATGGCCGAGTACTTCGTGGCCCCTGTGACTGCGCTACACGACGCGTCAGGCCTGGACCCGGTGATGGCGACGTTCGCCGAGCCGCTCGCGGCAGTCCTGAACGCGCTCGCCCAGTTCCCCGTGAGAGCCGGCGATAGGGTAGCGATACTGGGGAGCGGGAACATAGCCTACCTCCTGGCCCAGGTTCTCAAGGAGAAGGGCGTGTGGGACGCCGCTGTAGTAGTGAGGGACGGGAGCCCGAAGGCGAAGTACTTCGGCTCCGTCGGCCTGGATGTTGTCCCGCTGTCCGCCCTGGGCGACTACATGCGCGAGGCGTCCATCCCAGGCTTCGACGTAGTGTTCGAGGCGACGGGTAGCACGAGTGCCCTAGACCTGGCCATAGACATAGCTAGGCCCCGCGGCGTCATACACTTGAAGTCCACGCCTGGAGGCGTCTTCCAGGCCAACTTGACGAAGGCTGTTGTGAAGGAGCTCAGGATAGTGGGGACTAGGTGCGGAACCTTCCGCGAGTTCAGGCTTGCTCTAGACATGCTGAAGACGGGGAGGGTCAAGCCTCTAGCTACAGCAGTGCTGGACGGCTTAGAGAACGCGCCGAGGGCCTTCGAGAAGGCCTTCGAGAGGGATCAAGTAAAGGTCGTCCTACGCCTCTAG
- the hypA gene encoding hydrogenase nickel incorporation protein HypA produces the protein MHEWALAEAVARTVEELVLSGRDVKHVEVVLGELQAVDEEVFRVALEELLSSLRAEKGVSVGGFTITREKALFKCNVCGHTWSLDEWGVAEEFREAIHFVPEAVHSYYSCPKCGSRDFEIVKGRGVQVRVR, from the coding sequence GTGCATGAGTGGGCTTTGGCAGAGGCTGTCGCCAGGACAGTCGAGGAGCTTGTTCTAAGCGGCAGGGACGTGAAACACGTGGAGGTCGTCCTCGGTGAGCTCCAGGCCGTGGACGAGGAGGTTTTCCGGGTGGCGCTAGAGGAGCTACTTAGCTCGCTTAGAGCAGAGAAGGGGGTAAGCGTCGGGGGCTTCACGATCACGAGGGAGAAGGCGCTCTTCAAGTGCAACGTCTGCGGCCACACGTGGAGCCTCGACGAGTGGGGGGTCGCGGAGGAGTTCAGGGAGGCCATACACTTCGTCCCCGAGGCCGTCCACTCGTACTACTCGTGCCCCAAGTGCGGTAGCAGGGACTTCGAGATAGTCAAGGGCAGGGGCGTGCAGGTGAGGGTGAGGTAG